CAGCAATCAATTCGTCGTACAACGAGCGAGGATCGTATTGATTCCATTCTTTTTTCATAGACTTATTCCAGTCAGGCGTCGATGTTGTAAACAGCGGCTGTCAACAGCCTGCAAACCTTATTGTTGTGATACATCTAGCAAGATTCATGCCCAAGCGTTAATGATGTTTTGCTCCAGATTTGCCCCTAGAGTGCTGTCTCTAATACTTTCCACACATTGGCGAGGAGTTGCGGTTGGGCTGCTGCGGTGGGATGTAAACCATCCGCCTGCATCAAATCCCAATTTTCCGCCACACCGTCCAGTAAGAAAGGCAGCAGCGGAATTGTATACTGTTTGGCTAAGTCGGTGTAGGTGGCAGCGAACTTTTCGGTGAAAGTTGTGCCGTAATTGGGCGGTAATTGAATGCCTAATAAAATAACTTTGGCATCGGCAGTTTGTGAAAGCGTAATCATCTGTTCCAGATTGCGGCGCATGGTGGGCAAGTCGATGCCACGCAAGCCATCATTCGCGCCGAGTTCCAGCAAGACATAATCGGGTTCGTGCTGTTTGAGCGCTTCCGGTAAACGGGTTAAACCGCCTGCGGTGGTTTCGCCGCTGATGCTGCCATTCACCACCTTATAATGGTCGCCCAGCTTGGTTTGTAACAAGCTGACCCAGCCTGTTTCGACCGGAATGCCATACGCCGCACTCAGGCTATCCCCCCAGACCAATACGGTTGCGGCATGTTTGCTGGCAGGGGCGGTCTCTTCTGCCATAACCACAGTCGTGACTGGTAAAAAACCGCATAGGCAAAAGATCAGGTAAAGTGTGCGCAACATTAACGGATTCCTTAAGAATATGAACAAAACGATTATTCAGACCACCAACTTGATCAAAACTATCCCCCAAGCGGGGCGTGAATTGCAAATTCTCCGAGGCGTAAGCCTTGCTATTGACACCGGCGAGTCGGTTGCGATTACCGGGTTGTCGGGTTCGGGCAAAAGCACGTTACTGGGTTTGCTGGCGGGTTTGGATTTGCCGACCAGTGGCACGGTCATGTTATTTGGGCAAAACCTTGACGGTTTGGATGAAGACCAGCGAGCGGCGTTGCGGCTGGGGCGGGTCGGGTTTGTGTTTCAGGCGTTTCATTTATTGGAAAATTTGACGGCGTTGGAAAATGTGATGTTGCCATTGGAATTGGGGTCGGCTGGGAATGCGCGTGTGCAGTTGGCAACGGAAGCCTTGCAGCAAGTGGGCTTGGGTGAGCGTTTGAGCCATTACCCGAACCAGCTTTCAGGCGGGGAGCAGCAACGGGTGGCGTTGGCACGGGCGTTTGTGACCCGCCCGCAAATTTTGTTCGCGGATGAGCCAACCGGTAATCTTGACCGCGCCACGGGGCATGAAATCAGTGAATTGCTGTTTGCGTTGCAGGAAAAATTCCAGACGACCTTGGTTCTGGTGACGCACGATGACACGCTGGCGGCACGTTGCCAGCGGCATTATCGGATGGAAGAGGGGACGCTGGTATGAAGTTGCTGTTTCAACATTGGCAACAACGCTGGCGGATGCCGGAGTTGCGTTTGTTATTGCTGGCATTGGTGGTGTCGGTGACGGTGGTGACATCGGTGGGCTTTTTCACCAGTCGGGTGGAAAACGCAATGCAAGCGCAAGCACGCCAACTGTTGGGCGGCGATTTGGTGCTGACATCGGCACGTCCCTTGGACAAAGCTTATGTGCAACAGGCGCAGGCGCTGGGTTTGGAAACGGCGGAAACCGTGAGTTTCCCCAGCATGGCATCCATCGGTGAGAAGTTGCAATTGACGCAATTGAAAGCGGTTTCCAGCGCTTACCCTTTGCGGGGCGATTTGAAAACGGCGGATGCACCGGATGCGGTTGAAGTGCTTTCCACCGGACGTGTGCCTGCAAAGGGCGAAATTTGGGCGGAAGCGCGGTTGTTTGCGGAATTGGGCGTGCAGCCGGGGGCAACGGTAACGTTGGGGCGCAGCACATTCACGCTGACGCGGGTATTGACGCAAGAGCCGGATCGTAGCAGCAATTTGTTTCAGCTTGCGCCGGTGGTGTTGATGAATCTGGAGGATTTGCCCGCGACGCAATTGTTGTCGCCTGCAAGTCGGGCGCGTTTCAATCAGTTGTTTGCGGGTGATCTTAAGCGGATCAAACAGTTGCAGCAGGAGCTTGAACCGCAATTGAAGCCGACGGAGCGGGTGCGCACCTTGGATGAAGATTTGGCATCGGTGCAGCAAACCTTGCAACGTTCTGGGCGTTTCTTGGGGTTGGCGGCATTATTGAGCGTGGTGTTGGCGGGGGCGGCGGTAGTGCTGACCTCGGCGAGTTTGATGCGGCGTGAATTGCCTGCGGTGGCGGTGTTGAAAGCGATGGGCGTGTCGCGGCGGCAAGTGTTGGTGGATCATGCGTTTTCGTTATTGTTGACGGCGTTGCTCGCAGCCGCGATTGGGGTGACGTTGGGATTGCTGTTGCAGTTTGGGTTGGCGGAATGGTTGAGCCGTTTTGTGGGTAAGGAATTGCCTGCACCGAGTGCCATGCCTGCGTTGAGCGGCTTATTGACGGCGGTGGTGTTGCTGCTGGGGTTTGCGTTACCGCCATTGTTGCGTTTGGTGAATACCTCGCCGATGCAGATTTTGCAGGGTGCATTGCAAGGAACGCAGCAATCAACTTGGTTGGTGGTGGTGTGTTTGGTGTTGGCGGTGTTTGGCTTGTTGTGGTTGCAAGCGCGGGATGTGCTGCTGGCGGGATTATTGCTGGTGGGGCTGATCGTTGGGATTGGTTTGTTTGCGGCATTGGCGGGAGCAGGTTTGCGCTTGGTACAGCAGGTGGGGAAACGTGCCGGTTGGGGGTGGTTGCCTGCGTTGGGGCGTTCCAAACGGGCGGTGTTGTTGGTGGTGGTGTTTGCCACGGGCTTGTTTGCGTTGCTGTTGTTGACCACGGTGCGTACCGATTTGCTGAATCGGTGGGAGCAAACCTTGCCTGCGGATGCACCGGATCATTTCCTGATTAATATCCAACCGGCGGAAGCCGCGCCGCTGCAACGCTTCTTGAACGAACGTGGCGTGAAAACGGTACTGTACCCGATGATTCGCGGGCGTTTGGTGGAAATCAACGGCAAACCCATGAAGCCGGACGATTATTCCGAACAGCGGGCGCAGCGGTTGTTGGAACGCGAATTTAACCTGTCATCGTTTGCAGCATTTCCGGCGAGCAATGCCTTGTTGGAAGGGCAGTGGTTTGACGGCAAGCAGGGCGGTTTGTCGATTGAGCAAGGCATTGGTGAAACGCTCAAGTTTGGCATGGGCGACAAACTGACGTTTGATATTGCCGGGCAACGGCTGAGCGATACCGTGACCAGTGTGCGCGAAGTGCGTTGGGACAGTATGCAGCCGAATTTCTTTGTGGTCGCGGCACCGGGAACGGTGGATGCATTGCCGCAAACCTTGATTACCAGCATCCATTTGGGTGAGCAAAAACCGTTGGTGACGGCGCTGATTCGTGAATTTCCCAGCGTGACCGCGATTGATATTGGTGCGGTGGTGGGCGAAGTGCGTTCTTTGGTGAATCAGGTGAGTTTGGCGGTGCAGGGAATTTTTGTGTTCACCCTGATTGCTGGCGTGGTGGTGTTGGTCGCGGCGTTGCAATCCCAACAGGCGGAGCGGCGGCGCGAATTGGCGATCCTCAAATCCTTGGGGGCAGGGCGGGCATTGTTGCAACGGCGCATTTGGAGTGAGTTTTTATTGCTGGGCGCATTGGCGGGGGCGTTGGCAGGGTTGCTGGCGTTAACGGCGGGGAATGTGTTGGCGTATTATTTGTTTGATTTGGATTTGCGTTTGAATGTATTGCCGCTACTGATTGGAACAGTGCTGGGCAGTCTGTTAGTGGGCGTGGCGGGGTATTGGAATTTACGCAGTTTGCTGAATGTATTGCCGCTGTCTCTGCTAAAAGCGTGAGGGGAAATGGTGCGATTGTCGTCTCGTGTTCGTCTGCTGTCTGGAATACTGCTACACTTTGCAAATACATAAAAAATAAGAGTGGACACAGCGAACATGGCTACCGACGAAGCGCAGATTTCCAACCATCGGTTTATTCCCCTGTCACCCAGCAAGGCGCGTGACTGGATTGCCGCCTTGCCATTAACCGACCCCGGTGAAACCACGCGGCGCATTTTTCACGGTCTGGTGGATTTGAACCGGCGGGCGCTGCCTGCAATGGCACGGTTGCAAATCAGTGAAATGTTACGCCCAGCGGTTGATGTAGCGCTGGAGGCGTTGCAGCGTCATCTGGAAGCACGTGCCTTTCCATTAACGTTGAAAAGTCAGAAGATTTTCGAGCTGACGCAATCGTTGATGCTGGAATTTGCGGGGTCGTATCAGGTTGCGGCGCTGGATATGATGACCAAAAAAGAGGGCAATAAAAAAGCCCTGCAACTGGCAATTTATCGAGCGCTGGATTTCATGGGTAAAGTGCTATTGCTTACCTGTTCGGTCTATGTGCGCACTCGCGAAACCTTGTGGCATGACATTCATCACCTCTATTTGCTGGCGGTTGAAAATGAGGTGGAAAAAATCGCGTTGCGGGATGCTGTTCCCGGTGCTCCGACGATTGAAACCCGTTACACCCAGATGAATTTGTTGGCGCTGGCTAAACCCTATTGCTTGCGGCAGGGCGAAGTGGCGCGTTTGGTGCAGTATTTCACGCAATACACGCATCTGGTGACGATTGCGCGGGAGACTACTGGGGAACAGGTGGGTGCGTATGTTCATGCTGCGATTCTCAACAGCGATGAACCGGCAGTGATGATGTTGTCGAGTGATTTGCCGCATTCCCCGACCGTGCGGGTGCTGAATTTGAGCGCGTTGGTGGCGCAGATGGATGCGCATATTCGCGAGCTGGAGGCGAAGGGTGTACCCGCGATGATGCTTCAGGATGGCTTGAGTCGCAATCTGGCGAAACGGGTGATTTATCACCTGACGGCGGTACAGAATCGCAGTTATAACCGCTTTCCAAAAAATGCGCAGATTGGCATGGTCACGCGGATGCCTGACGTGTTATCGGTGATTCGCCGTGCGCAGAAAACCGAGGTGAGTGAAGATGCGGAAGCCGAAGACATGTTGTTCAATGTGTTCATGGCCAGCGATTACGAAGACGAGGGTGAGGCACGCAAAGCGGTGATTCAGCGCGTGGCGGAGGATGAGGGGGCGTGTATCCAAACCTGGCGCGTGATGAATACCAGCGTGGGCGGTTACGGTTTGCGCTGGGAAGGCAAGGAAGTGTCGGGCGCACGGGTTGGCGAAATTGTAGCATTGCGCGATCTCGGTGATGACAGTTCGGTGTGGATGATTGGGGTGATTAAGTGGATGGAATTTGTCGCTACCAAAGGTTTGTGCTGTGGCGTTGAATTGTTGTCGACCAAAATCATGGAAGTATCGGTGTTGCAAGTGCTGAACCGTCAGGTGACGCAAAAAATGCCGGTGGAAGGCTTGATGTTGCCCAGTATTGAGGGCGTGCGGCCTGACCCTGCGTTGATTTTGCCCGCGTATATCTTCCAAGCCAGCGATGAAATTCGGCTGGAATTTGCCGAGCGTGAAGAGCGGGTGCGTTTGGTGTTGCTGGATGAGTGTTTGGGGGCGTTTGCTTATTTTCGCTTTACCACGTTGGCGGATAAGACCTTGGAAGAAGATGAGGACGACTTTACGTCATTGTGGCAGTCGCTTTAAACCGTCCGCTATGCAGTTCATCCCCTAGTCATACTCGATAATCGGTCTTTATGTAGGTTTGGCCGGAGGTGATGCGTATCTTCTGTGGTATGAGAAAGCAGAAGATACATTGTGTTGTCATTGATCAGGATGTGGAAGTAACGGCATCGTTAGATGCGGCGTTGCGCCACTCTGATGTGCTGCTGGAGCTGAAACAGGTGACATCGGTGCAGCAACTGATCCCCGTGTTGCAGGAGCTTCAGCCGCACTTGTTATTTTGCCCGCATGAAAAAACCAAACCGGCGACGGATTTGCTGGAAACTTTGCAGCGTTATTCGCCCGATACGCTGCTGGTGTGGGTGGCACGGGATGAATGGCAAGGTTTGACGACCTGGTTGATGGGGGTTGAATCTTGCATTCTGCCGCTGAATGATTTGGAATATTTCTCCCAATACATTGATTTTTTGCTGCGTTATTCCGCGATTAAACAAGATTTTCGTGACTGCAAACATTTGCTGGGGGTGGCGGAGTTACGTTGTCATTGGTTGGTGGATTATTCGTGGGAAGCGATTGCGTATATTTCTCAGGGAATGCATTTGTATGCGAATAACGCTTATGTGACTTTATTTGGGTTTGAAAGCATGGCGGAAGTGCGTTCCATGCCAGTAGCGCATTTGGTGGATACCCCGGAGCGCAAAACCTTTGAGGCCATGAGTAAGGCGGCGGATGTCGGTAGCAAGCCTTCCAACCGCTTACTGATTACCTTGCGCACCTTGGATGGTGAGCGGATGCGGGCAGAAATCCGCTTCATTCCTGCGGTGCTGAAAGGCAAGCGTTGCACGCAGTTACACGTGCGCCCACTGGAACGCAATATGCTGAAAGGTGTGTCGTTGCGTAAACAAGATAACCCTTGGGAGGCGACTGAGCAGCGCTTGCAACATGCGCCTGCGCCCCGCGTTGCGCCCGCCGAAGTCTCCGTAGCATCACCGAGAGCCGTTGCGCCGCTGGTGCCGCCAACCGTGGCGGGAATGAAAATGGTGTTCCACAAACTTCAACGTATGAAGGAAAACTTGCCCAGCATTTATTTGGCAGAACCCGAATTTCAGCAAAAAGCACAGCAATTGAACTATGCCGCGCTAGTCAAACAATTAGGCAATGGTGGCGGGCGTTCCCGGCTGGATTACTGGAATCTTGGGCAAGTGGTGTTGCGTTTGTCATCTCAGGGGCATGAAAAGCCCAGTTATCTGGTTTTTGTGTCCGTAGGCGGTGCAATTCTGAATAATGAAACCGAGCTAAAACGGGTCGTCGAGTTGTTGAATGCTGCGCCGGATGCGGCAAAACGCATTGTATTGGCATTCCCCTATCAGGATTGCATGGCACACCTCGCGCAACTGGGCAAAGTCATTAAGTTGTTGAAAGCACTTGGTGTACGGTTGGCGATTGATGGCCTGCCAGATTCACCCCAAGCGCTGAAATTTACCCAAGTGGTGAAACCCGTTTTGGTACGTGTGGATGTTGGTTTGGTGAATGAGAGTATTCGCAGTACTAATACTGAGCGGTTGCAACGCTTGATTTATCAATTAGCCGATAGCCGCTGCAAGGTGATCATTCCGTGTGTTCAGGATAAGCAATTTCTTAGAGTGGCTTATTCCACCGCTGCCGCTTATGTACAAGGTGGCGCAATGACATAACTCATCCGTAACAATGACTAAAATAGTAAGCGAGCGTCGTAATGTCTGTGAACGCTTTCCGGGCTGCCCTGGTCGTAGAGGGCGAATACATGGCTGCTTGGCAGTACCAAATGTTGGAGCGTTTACTCGCATCCGGTGGTGTGCGTTTGGTCATGGTTGTGTTTCGCCAGCCCGTTGCCTTGACGCTGTTGCAGCGTATTAATGCCGCTTTATTGAATACGCTGCATTATATTGACGGTAAGTTGTTCAAATGCCCGGTAGCGGCACAACAACCCACCAGTTTTTTGAATTTGTTGGGGGATGTGAACGTGTGTGATGCGGGTGGCAAGCGTTACCACACTTTACTTGCACAGCAAGCGCTGGATGTGGTGATTGATTTGAGTGCGCAAGCACCGTTGCCTGAATTGATTGGTGCGGCTAAATACGGTGTATGGCGGCACTTTTTCGGTCAGGCATTTGAGCGTTCCGACCGTTACACCGGCATACGTGAATACGTGAATCAGCAAGCAGAAATTCTGTCAGGGATTGAGCGTTGGACGGCTGGTAACACGGCTCCAGCGTATATTTTTGCTGCCACGACTAGCAGCGATGGTGCATCCATTAACCGTGGGGTTGAGCGCACCTTGTGGAAAATGGTGGATTTTCTGCCCCAGCGCCTGCAAGAACTGCTGACTCTTGGGGAAAAAACGTTCTTCGAGAACGTTACAGCGCGTATGCAGCCATTAGCCTTGGCCCCACCCGCGAAGTCAGTCAGCCTTGGGGCGGTAACAACGCTGCAAGTGTTGTGGCGTTACCTCTGCAATTTCCTCAATAAATTGTTCATTTCCCTGTTTCGCGCAGAACAATGGATTTTGCTCAGCAAAGCCACTGGTCAGGTGACAGAGGCGGGTGCATTGGAACAATTTCGTAAATGGCTGCCGCCGCGTGATCGCTTTTGGGCTGACCCGTTTGTGGTGGAGTATGGCGGTGAGCAATACGTGTTTTTCGAGGAATTGATTTACGCACGGGGCATTGGGCATTTGGCTTGTGTGCGCTTGAATGCCGACGGTTCGCATACTGAACCCGTGACTATTTTGGAAAAGCCTTACCACCTGTCGTATCCGTTTGTGTTTCAGCATCAGGGTAACTATTACATGATTCCTGAAACGGCGGGCAATCACACGGTGGAGGTTTACCGTTGCGAAGCCTTTCCGCACCGTTGGGTGTTTGAGAAGAACCTGATGACAGGCGTGGAAGCTTACGATGCGACCTTAATGGAATACGATGGGCGTTGGTGGCTGTTTGCGAGTATGCGCCACGATCAACGCTGTTCGCCCAGTGAAGCCTTGTATTTGTTTCATGCTGATGACCCTTTGAGCACGCAATGGCAAGCGCATCCGCAAAATCCGGTGGTGGCGAGTGCGGCACGAGCGCGTCCGGCGGGGCGTATTTTTAACGCAGCAGGGCAGTGGTATCGACCGTCACAAAATTGCGCGGGAACTTACGGGCGTGGTTTGAATATTAATCGGATTCAGCAACTGGATGTGAATACCTACCGCGAACAATTGGTCAGTGCTTATCTTCCCGATGGGCAACACGATATGAACGGAATGCATACCTTGGGCGTGAGTTCGCCGGTATCGGTGGCGGATGCGGTGCATGTGCATCGTCGTTTGGGGATCGTGGATCGTTGGGTGGTGAAGTTAAACCGTTTTTTTAGCCAACCGCTGGTGATCAGTTCATGACGGCACGCAGAAAAATCGCTTTAGTGGTTTACTCGTTGGGCATGGGGGGCGCAGAAAAAGTGGTGTCCGACTTGTCGTTCCAGTTTGCTAAGCAGCATGATGTGACGTTGATTTTGTTCGATGGTGGTCGTCGGTATTACCCGTATGCCGGTGAATTAATTGACATTCAATGTCCTTCTAAAGTGGGCTTTTTGCCTAAATTATTTAACTTTTTAGATCGTGCCAGTCAGCTCCGGCGTATTTTCAAAGTGAGGCGTTTTGATACGATCATCAGCGTAATGGAACACGCTAATTTTCCTTCTATATTGGCGAGTCGCCAAACCATTGCGGCGAATCATTGTAACCCTGAACGCAATTTCACCCGGTTTGATTGGTTGTTTGCGCGGTGGTTGTATCCGCGTGCGAAAAAAGTGATTGCGGTTTCCAGAGAAGGAATGCGTATTTTCCAGCAACACTTGGGTTTGCAAAATATTGATTGTTTGTATAACCCGGTGAATTTGTATCGCATCCGTGAATTGGCGACGGAACGTCCGGCTGTTAGCGTGAATGGCGCTTATATTGTGGCGGCAGGGCGCTTGAGTCCTGAAAAAAACTTCCCCAGTTTGTTAGAAGCTTACGCACATTCACAGGCTTCGCAAACGTTCAAGCTATTGATTTTAGGCGAGGGTTCAGAGCGGGCGAGCTTGGAACAACACATTAAGCGCTTAGGGTTGGAAGCGCAGGTGTTGATGCCGGGATTTATGCGCAACCCTTATCCGTATATTGCGCAGGCGCGGTGTTTGGTGCTGTCGAGTTTGCACGAAGGTTTTCCGGTGATTTTGATTGAAGCGTTGGGGCTGGGGCGTCCGGTGATTTCTACCAATTGTGAAACCGGGCCGCGTGAGATTATCCGTGATGGTGAAAATGGTTTGTTAGTGCCGACAAATGATCCGCAAGCACTGGCAATCGCCTTGGATCGGGTTTGTCTCGATGCAGATTTACATCAACATTTTCAACAACATGCCGCTCCTTCAGTGGAGTATCTGGATATTGAAAAGGTAGCAGAGCAATGGCTGGCACTCTGAAATCTTGGTACGGCTACGTGTGGCTGGCATTGGGATTGAGTGCTTGTTCCCCTGAGCCGTCAGTGCCGGATTTGCAGGTGAAAGCGATTGGCGTGTTGGAACGTTTTGCGCCGTTCGAGCCAGTGGTGGGGTCGGATAGCGTGGCGATTCTCGCTGCCCGTAATGAGTACGAAGGTTTCCAGTTTGTCATTACGGCGGGGCAAACGGGAGCGAAGAATGTGCGGGTGAACCTGTTGCCATTACGCAATGCAACGGGTGATGTAATTGATAAGGTGGAGTTTTTTCGGGAGCGTTATGTGAAAGTCAGTACGCCATCCTCGCATTCGCCGTATGCACCGCAGTCATGGCCGGATATTTTATTGCCAGCAGCAAATCCTTCTCCTGACGTGACGAGCGCGTATCGGGCATTCCCACAGAATCTGAGTGCGGGTGAAAATTTGCCGGTGTGGGTGGATGTGCATGTGCCTGCTGATACCAAGCCGGGGGTGTACAACGCAAACGTGACAGTGAGTGCGGATGGGGTGGCATCAGTCGAATTGCCGGTGCAATTGACGGTGTGGAATTTTACCTTGCCTGCGCGTTCGCCGTTGCGCACGGTGTTTGGCACGAATGGCTACCGGGTGGCGGAGATTTATGGGTTTGAGCGCACGGGTGAAGCGGCAGCGGATAACCGTTTGATTCGCGCTTACAACGATTTCATGCTGGATCATTATTTATCGCCGGAAAGTTTGTGGGATGCCTCCCCCGAAGTCGATGCGGATGGTAAACCCGATTTTCAGCGTGAATTTGCGGGGTTGGGGACAGTGACAGAAAACATGCGTCATTACATGCAGGACAAGCACGCTACGGCGTATACCTATGTGTTTGCGGACAGTTACCCGTTTGCCGATCCCTTGGGTAAAGACCGCGATAAGGCGCAGCGTTTTATGCGGGAATATGCCGGTTGGTGTGCGGCACACGCGGGCGCAGAGCGGTGTTATACCGACCCTTCGTTTGTGGATGAGCCGGATACCCGTGAAGCGTATGCGTATGCGCGGCGCTGGGGTGAGTTTTTCGATGAGATGCGCTTGCCAACAGGTGAAAAAATTCGCTATCAGGTCAGTGAGCCGCCGTTAAATGAAGACCTTGCTTTGGGTTCGTTAACCGGGGCAGTGGATGTGTGGATTCCGAAGTTCTACGATTTGTGGCGCGATGTGGATCATTTGGGCAAAAATGTCACGGCACAGCGGCTGGATGCAGGTGAAGAAGTGTGGGCATACACGGCTTTGGTGCTGGATTTCAAAGCGTATCAGCAAGTGAATCCGCGTGCGGATGTGTTAAAAGGCAATTATCCTCCCGTGTGGCAATTGGATTTTCCGGCGATTAATTACCGGATTCCAACCTGGTTGTTTCACCGTTACGGGGTGACGGGTTTGGGCTATTGGGATACGTTGGCATGGGCGGAAAATACCGATATTTGGCAGGATGCGGCGAGTTTCATCAGCGATAATCCGCCAGGGATCGTTTTCAATGGGGATGGTTTGTTGGTGTACCCCGCGAAACAGGCGCAAACGGGGGTTGACGCGCCGTTCGCGTCGTTGCGGCTGAAATGGATTCGTGCGTCGGTGGAAGATTATATGTACATCGACTTGCTGTTGCAGGCCGGTGAAACCGAATTTGTGAATCAGCAATTGGGGCGTATTGCGCGTCATTTCGGCGATTGGGATAACCAGCCTGCGTTATTAATGCAAGTCAGGCAGGCGTTGGGCGAGCGTTTGGCAAGCTTATGAATCATGTACATAACGCGGCGGTATTTTTCATGATGGTGTTGGTATTCGCTTTGCCTACCGATGGTGCGGTGGAAGTGGCGGGTATGTCGCTGGTGAAAATCGCGGGGTTAATGGCGTTTGGTTTGACGGCGCTGTTGTTGATGATGGGCAATGGCCTTCATGCGCTGCGGGTATTTCACACGGCAGTGTTGTTGTATGTGGCGTGGGTGATGTTGTCGTATACCTGGTCGGAAATGCCCGTTCCTTATGAAACCACGCAAGCGGTGAGCAGTGATCAAGCGTTAAAAAGCAATCTGTATATTTTGATGATCAGTTTATTGCTATTTCAATTGGTCACAACTGTGCAGGATGTAAACAAGCTGTATATCGCTTTGGTATTGGGATCGTTTTGGTTGGTGTATTTGATGGTCAAAGATTACCAAATCACCGCGAATACGGTACGCCATGAAATCAAGCAGTTCGATGCGAATGAAGTTTCGGTTAAATTAGCGATGGTGATACCGTTGGCGATTTATTTGCTGACACAGATCAAAGCGTGGTGGTGGCGTTTGTTGGGGGGGCTGTATTTGCCTGCGGCGGCGTTTACGATTTTGATCACGGGGTCGCGCACGGGGGCGGTGATTATGGTGTTGGGATTCGCCGGATTTTTGCCGACGATTTTGCGGGCGGGTGTGTTGGGGAAAGCCGCTAGTGGGCTGGTGATGGTGGTGGCGTTGATTGCAGTGGCGAATGTGATTCCGCAAAAAACCATTGAGCGCATTTTTTCTACCGGCAAAGAAATTTCCAGCGGTACTTTGAATGAGCGCAGCGTAATATGGGCGAATGCGTATGAGGAA
The DNA window shown above is from Candidatus Thiothrix sulfatifontis and carries:
- a CDS encoding FtsX-like permease family protein — translated: MKLLFQHWQQRWRMPELRLLLLALVVSVTVVTSVGFFTSRVENAMQAQARQLLGGDLVLTSARPLDKAYVQQAQALGLETAETVSFPSMASIGEKLQLTQLKAVSSAYPLRGDLKTADAPDAVEVLSTGRVPAKGEIWAEARLFAELGVQPGATVTLGRSTFTLTRVLTQEPDRSSNLFQLAPVVLMNLEDLPATQLLSPASRARFNQLFAGDLKRIKQLQQELEPQLKPTERVRTLDEDLASVQQTLQRSGRFLGLAALLSVVLAGAAVVLTSASLMRRELPAVAVLKAMGVSRRQVLVDHAFSLLLTALLAAAIGVTLGLLLQFGLAEWLSRFVGKELPAPSAMPALSGLLTAVVLLLGFALPPLLRLVNTSPMQILQGALQGTQQSTWLVVVCLVLAVFGLLWLQARDVLLAGLLLVGLIVGIGLFAALAGAGLRLVQQVGKRAGWGWLPALGRSKRAVLLVVVFATGLFALLLLTTVRTDLLNRWEQTLPADAPDHFLINIQPAEAAPLQRFLNERGVKTVLYPMIRGRLVEINGKPMKPDDYSEQRAQRLLEREFNLSSFAAFPASNALLEGQWFDGKQGGLSIEQGIGETLKFGMGDKLTFDIAGQRLSDTVTSVREVRWDSMQPNFFVVAAPGTVDALPQTLITSIHLGEQKPLVTALIREFPSVTAIDIGAVVGEVRSLVNQVSLAVQGIFVFTLIAGVVVLVAALQSQQAERRRELAILKSLGAGRALLQRRIWSEFLLLGALAGALAGLLALTAGNVLAYYLFDLDLRLNVLPLLIGTVLGSLLVGVAGYWNLRSLLNVLPLSLLKA
- a CDS encoding glycosyltransferase: MTARRKIALVVYSLGMGGAEKVVSDLSFQFAKQHDVTLILFDGGRRYYPYAGELIDIQCPSKVGFLPKLFNFLDRASQLRRIFKVRRFDTIISVMEHANFPSILASRQTIAANHCNPERNFTRFDWLFARWLYPRAKKVIAVSREGMRIFQQHLGLQNIDCLYNPVNLYRIRELATERPAVSVNGAYIVAAGRLSPEKNFPSLLEAYAHSQASQTFKLLILGEGSERASLEQHIKRLGLEAQVLMPGFMRNPYPYIAQARCLVLSSLHEGFPVILIEALGLGRPVISTNCETGPREIIRDGENGLLVPTNDPQALAIALDRVCLDADLHQHFQQHAAPSVEYLDIEKVAEQWLAL
- a CDS encoding EAL domain-containing protein → MRKQKIHCVVIDQDVEVTASLDAALRHSDVLLELKQVTSVQQLIPVLQELQPHLLFCPHEKTKPATDLLETLQRYSPDTLLVWVARDEWQGLTTWLMGVESCILPLNDLEYFSQYIDFLLRYSAIKQDFRDCKHLLGVAELRCHWLVDYSWEAIAYISQGMHLYANNAYVTLFGFESMAEVRSMPVAHLVDTPERKTFEAMSKAADVGSKPSNRLLITLRTLDGERMRAEIRFIPAVLKGKRCTQLHVRPLERNMLKGVSLRKQDNPWEATEQRLQHAPAPRVAPAEVSVASPRAVAPLVPPTVAGMKMVFHKLQRMKENLPSIYLAEPEFQQKAQQLNYAALVKQLGNGGGRSRLDYWNLGQVVLRLSSQGHEKPSYLVFVSVGGAILNNETELKRVVELLNAAPDAAKRIVLAFPYQDCMAHLAQLGKVIKLLKALGVRLAIDGLPDSPQALKFTQVVKPVLVRVDVGLVNESIRSTNTERLQRLIYQLADSRCKVIIPCVQDKQFLRVAYSTAAAYVQGGAMT
- a CDS encoding arylesterase, which produces MAEETAPASKHAATVLVWGDSLSAAYGIPVETGWVSLLQTKLGDHYKVVNGSISGETTAGGLTRLPEALKQHEPDYVLLELGANDGLRGIDLPTMRRNLEQMITLSQTADAKVILLGIQLPPNYGTTFTEKFAATYTDLAKQYTIPLLPFLLDGVAENWDLMQADGLHPTAAAQPQLLANVWKVLETAL
- a CDS encoding DUF4091 domain-containing protein — protein: MAGTLKSWYGYVWLALGLSACSPEPSVPDLQVKAIGVLERFAPFEPVVGSDSVAILAARNEYEGFQFVITAGQTGAKNVRVNLLPLRNATGDVIDKVEFFRERYVKVSTPSSHSPYAPQSWPDILLPAANPSPDVTSAYRAFPQNLSAGENLPVWVDVHVPADTKPGVYNANVTVSADGVASVELPVQLTVWNFTLPARSPLRTVFGTNGYRVAEIYGFERTGEAAADNRLIRAYNDFMLDHYLSPESLWDASPEVDADGKPDFQREFAGLGTVTENMRHYMQDKHATAYTYVFADSYPFADPLGKDRDKAQRFMREYAGWCAAHAGAERCYTDPSFVDEPDTREAYAYARRWGEFFDEMRLPTGEKIRYQVSEPPLNEDLALGSLTGAVDVWIPKFYDLWRDVDHLGKNVTAQRLDAGEEVWAYTALVLDFKAYQQVNPRADVLKGNYPPVWQLDFPAINYRIPTWLFHRYGVTGLGYWDTLAWAENTDIWQDAASFISDNPPGIVFNGDGLLVYPAKQAQTGVDAPFASLRLKWIRASVEDYMYIDLLLQAGETEFVNQQLGRIARHFGDWDNQPALLMQVRQALGERLASL
- a CDS encoding ATP-binding cassette domain-containing protein, whose product is MNKTIIQTTNLIKTIPQAGRELQILRGVSLAIDTGESVAITGLSGSGKSTLLGLLAGLDLPTSGTVMLFGQNLDGLDEDQRAALRLGRVGFVFQAFHLLENLTALENVMLPLELGSAGNARVQLATEALQQVGLGERLSHYPNQLSGGEQQRVALARAFVTRPQILFADEPTGNLDRATGHEISELLFALQEKFQTTLVLVTHDDTLAARCQRHYRMEEGTLV